In the genome of Bosea sp. ANAM02, the window CCGGACGACGATTTCGGCAGCATCTGAGGCCTGCAACGTCGCGCCGACGCCTTGATACCGTCACAGGCCGATCCCACCTCTTGAGCGCGGCGCAACCGCGCCGCGCAACGAGAGGAGATGACGATGACGCCGCAAGAACGCGACGTGATCGCCGGGATTTTCGACCGCCTTCGGCAGGCGGCCAATCAGCCCCGCGACCCCGAGGCTGAGAATTTCATTGCGGAACGCCTGCGCGAGCAGCCCTACGCGCCCTATGCCATGGCGCAGGCGGTCTATGTGCAGGAACAGGCGCTCGCCAACCTGAACCAGCAGGTCGAGAGCCTGCAGGCGCAATTGCGCGAGGCGCAGGCTCGCGCCAGCGAGGCGGCCCAGCCGCAGGCCGGCGGCTTCCTGTCCGGCATCTTCGGCGGCGGATCGGTGCCGCGTACCGGCTCGGTTCCACCCGTACCGCCGCGCGCCGACGCTGCCGCGCCGTCCGGCGTCTGGAACACGCAGCCGCAGGCGCAAGTCGCCGCCCCGGCGCAGGCTATGCCGATTCAGGCGCAAGCCCAGCCCGGCCCGTGGAGCAACCAGCCGCAGCAGCAAGCCCGCGGCGGCGGCTTCATGGCGAGCGCGCTGACCACGGCGGCCGGCGTGGCGGGCGGCATGATGCTCGGCAATGTGCTGACCAACGCCTTCGGCGGCGGCAGCAAGCCCGCGACCCAGACCGCGAGCGACACCGGCGCGAGCTCAAGTCCGGCTGCGCCGCAGCAGGCGGCTGCCGACCAGAGCGCCAGCGCCCAGCCCGCTCAGGATGGCGGCTATGGCCAGGGCTATGACGGCGAGGCCAATTACCAGAGCGCCAACTATGATGACGCCGACCCCGGCTTCGACGATGGCGGCGGAGACGACGACAGCTGGGTCTGATCGTCCGCGTCGATCTGCGCTGGTAGCCGTGACAGTCAAGGAAAGCCCGCCTCACGGAGGCGGGCTTTTTTTTGCGCCTGAGGCCATTGTCGATGCCCTGGCCTATTTAACTTAGAATTATTCTAATCTATCATGCAATCATGAAACGCGTCACCGATCTCTCCGAAGACGAAATCCTGGCCCTGGCCATCGCGAACGAGGAGGAGGATGCCCGCATCTACCTCTCCTTCGCACAGCGATTGCGCGCGAACTATCCGCATTCGGCGGCGATGTTCGAGGAGATGGCCGCCGAGGAAAAGGGCCATCGCCACAGTCTGCTTGCGCTCTATGAAAGCCGCTTCGGCAAGGAACTGCCGCTCATCACCCGGCAGGACGTGAAAGGTTTCCTGAAGCGTAATCCGGTCTGGCTGCACGAGGATCTGCAGCTCGACGCGGCGCGCCGGCATGCTGCCCTGATGGAACTCGAAGCGAGTCGCTTCTACGCCGATGCGGCCAAGCGCGCCCTCGATACGGGCACCCGCAAACTTCTCGCCGACCTCGCAGAAGCGGAACGTGGCCATGAAAGCATGGCCGAGCGGCTTGGCGAAGAGCTCAGGACCTCCGGCGCGGCGGACGAGGAGGAAGAGACGCGCAAGCGGCTCTTCGTGCTCCAGATCGTCCAGCCGGCGCTGGCCGGGCTGATCGACGGCTCGGTCTCGACACTGGCGCCGATCTTCGCCGCCGCCTTCGCCACGCATGATTCCTGGAACGCCTTCGTCGTCGGCCTTGCCGCCTCGATCGGCGCCGGCATCAGCATGGGCCTGACGGAAGCGCTTTCCGACGACGGCATCGTGACCGGGCGCGGCCATCCCTGGGTGCGCGGGGCGGCCTGCGGCCTCGCCACGACGATCGGCGGCCTCGGCCACACCCTGCCCTACCTGATTCCCGATTTCTGGCTGGCGACCGCGATCGCAGGCATCATCGTCGCCTGCGAACTGGTGGTGATCGCCTGGGTGCGCTGGCGCTACATGGAAACGCCCTTCGCCTCGGCGATCGTCCAGATCGTGATCGGCGGCCTGGCGGTGCTGGCCGTCGGTATCCTGATCGGCAGTTCCTGAGCGCTCAGATCACCAGCACCTTGGCGCCGACGCGGACGCGCTCATAGAGATCGGTGACGTCGTCATTGGTCATGCGGATGCAGCCCGAGGATACCGCCTGCCCGATCGTGTTCGGCTCATTGGTGCCGTGGATGCGGTAGAGAGTCGAGCCGAGATACATCGCGCGCGCGCCCATCGGGTTGTCGGGGCCGCCGGCCATGAAGCGCGGCAGGTCCGGCCGGCGCTTCAGCATCTCGGCCGGGGGCGTCCAGCTCGGCCATTCCGCCTTGCGGGTGATCGTCTTCATGCCGGCCCAGGAGAAGCCCGGCCGGCCGACTCCGATGCCGTAGCGCATCGCCCGTCCGCCCGGCTGCACCAGGAAGAGGAAACGCTGCGGCGTGTCGATGATGATCGTGCCCGGCTTGTGCGGGCCGTCATAGGCGACTTCCTGCTTGCGGAAGCGCGGATCGACGATGTGCTGGATGCCCTGCTGCGGTTCGACCGGCTCGCCAAGCGCAGCCATGCGGCGGCCGGCGCGAGGCTGGCGTGCCGCCTCGAACGGATCGGGCTCGTAGCCGCCTTGCGGCTGCACGCGCTGGCCGTAGGCGTAGCCGCCCGGGCGGTTATAGACCGCGCCGCCGCGACCATAGGGCGTGGGATCGCGGCCGGTCATCAGCATCTCGATGAAACCGCCGCCATAATTGCCGCGCCCGCCTGAAGCCATCGGGTCGTTCGGCGCGGCGTAGCCGTAATTCTGGCGATAGCCCTGCGCGAGGGCCGGGCCGGCCATCGCCAAGGCCCCGGCAAGGGCAAAAAACGGGAGGGCAATCTTTCGACGCATGACGCGGGTACTCTCGACATCGACTGCCGGAAGCCTGCGGCGCGCCCTGAAAGGAATGGTGAATCGTTGACTCTCAGGCGCGGAAACCGGCCTCAACCTGGGCAATTCGCGGAATTAACCTTAGCGAGCGGTCAAGCGACAGGGTAAAGGAAGCCTTGCTGGCGCGGCCTTGCCGCTTCACCGGCGCGCGGAGCGCCAGGCGAGCCAGCGCAGCTTCAGGCCGGTGCGCCAGCGGCCGACATCGCAGGCCAGGATCACCGCCGCATAGACCATGCCGCCGAGCCCGATCTGGAGCGGCAGTTCCAGCGGCACCGGCAGCGCGCCCCGCAGCGGCCAGATCGCGAGCCCCATCGCGAGGCCGGCGGCCAGAACGCAGGCGATCTCGCGCAATGGCGGGAGAACCGGCAATGCGCGCAGCGCGACCACCGCCATGACCAGAAGCGCCGTCAGGTAGGCGGCGCTTTGCGCGATCGAGACCATCGCCGGCGCAAGCATTCCCGGCAGCGCGAAGATGAGGGCGAGATTGACGGCGAGCCCGATCAGGGATGCAAGGATCGCGACGAGCGTGCGCTTCGCCAACAGAAAGACGGGCGCGAGTCCGGCCTGAAACAGCGCGATCGCCGCGAAACCCGGCAGCAGCAGCGCCATATGGCCGGCGAAATGGCCGCGGAAGCTCGCAGGGACGAAAAGCCGCTCGAAGGCGGGCAGGATCAGCCAGAAGCCGAGCGCGACGGGCAGCACGCAGGCGACAACGACGACCATGTTGCGGGCGATGCGCTTCTGCGCGGCGACGCGCCCGCGCGTTTCGTCGAGGCGAATGACCTCGCGCAGCAGCACGATCTCCAGCATCGTGGCCAGCACGGGGAAGAGCCGCAGGCCGATATCCGAGGCCAGCGAGAAATAGCCGGCCTCGGCGAAACCGTGGCTTTCGGCCAGGATGGCGCGATTCAACAACGGGATCGCGGCATAGACCGCGTTGCCCGCGACCAGCGGCAGAGCGTAGCGGGCGAAATTGCGCATCAGGTCCGTGCGGAACGGGCCGGATGCCGGCCGGGCATCGGTCAGCCGGCCGCGGTTGGCGAGAACCGCCGCGACCACGCTCAGCACGCCGCCGAGCAGGACGATCACGGGATCGCGGGTCCACCAGGCGCCACCGACCATCAACAGCAGGGCCGCGACGCTGCGGACGAGAACGAGCCGGGCATAGGCCGCGTCGAGGAAGCGGGCGCGGGCGATGGCCGCGTGATAGTCGAACCAGCCGGCGGCGACGCCGCCCGCGACCGAAACGATCAGCAGCGCCGCCGGCAGCCCGGTATCGACACCCGCCAGCATAGCCGCCGCCAGAAGGGCTGAGAGCGACAGGCCGACCCCGGCGAAGAGCAGATCGAGCGTCGCCCGGACGCCGGGATCGCTCTCCCGGCTCTGGAGCGAATAGAAGCGGACGACGGAGAGCTTCAGCCAGTCGAGCAGGGCCGTGTTGACGAGCACGACGGTCGCCGCGCCGATGGCATAGAGCCCGAAGGCCTCCGGCCCGAGGAACAGGGCGACGAGCAGCCCGAGCACGAAGTTCAGCCCGGCATTGACGATGAAAGGCAGAAGAACGGTCATCGTGCCTTCATCCCGTTCCGGTCTTCACGCTGCCACGGCCGGTCGCCGGGTCGGGGTCGCATCCGCTTTTCTTCAATGCGGACCGATCTCCGCTTGGCTCGGCAGTGCTCTACCGGAACAGGTCACCCGTCTTGGGATTGACCTGCCGGTGATGGGCTTTCGATGGCTTCGCCAACCCGCCTTGCTTTCGTCCACCGCGCCGGGTCGCGCCGACGAAGAAGATGGCAACGGCGCTCGCGATGATCAGCAGCATCGCCATCAACGCCATCAGGTTCACCCATCCTGCCGACATCTCGCTCCCAGCCTCCGCTCCGCTGTCGCTTCAGTAGCCCAGCCACGCCGTGATGAGAACAGCGGCGGCGAACAAGGCGATGAACACGGCGCCGAACAGCTTGAAGTCACGGTCGTCATGGCTGGAGACCATCCTGTCATAGGCTTCATCGCCCATGGCCTTGCGGGCCAGCCGCTCCCGCAGCAGGCGTCTCGCCTCGTTAGGCTCGTGCTGCATCTGCTTGTCGTATCCGGGCATGGCTCCTCCGTGGCGCGATCCGGACTTCGGGCGGGCTTCCGGCCGAGGCCAGCATCACGGATCACGGGCGCGCCGTCACCCCGGGGAGCCCGGTTTCTTCGCCGGAAAGACCATGCAGGTCTCGGTGCCATGGGCGAGCAGCTTGCCGCGCGCATCGACCAGCCTGCCTTCCGTCGTGATGACCGCGTTGCCACGATGGATCAACTTGCCCTCGCAGCGGACCAGGCCGCTGTCGGGCATGACCGGACGGACATAGTTCAGCTTCATCTCCAGCGTGGTGTAGCCCTCGCCCGGCTTCAGCGTTGCATGAGCGGCGCAGGCCATGGCGGAATCGAGGATGGTCGCGGTCCAGCCGCCATGGATCGTGCCGAGCGGGTTGAAGAAACGCGCCGAGGGCCGGCCGACGAATACGACCCGGCCCTCATCGGCCTCGGCCAGCTCGAAATCCATCGCATCGGCGAAGGGCGGCGCCGGATTGGTGCCGGCAATGATCCCGCGCAGGAAACTCAAGCCATCGCCCGCGACCAGTTCCTCGCGAGACACCACCCCCACCCTGCGCATCGTATCAATCCCCATTCGTGTATCTGCACGATAAGAAGGAAGCCGCGAGCGCGTCAATCCGGGAGAGGAGGCGAACCTTCCAGCGGTTATCCCGGACGTAGCGAAGTGGAGATGCGAGATCCATTCCGGAGCCTTTTCCGATTGAAGCTCCGGAATGGATCCCGGGCCTCTCTGCGGTCGCTCGGGATAACCGCTGAAAGGCTCGAACTCGACGTCAGAACCCGACCTCAGCGCTCGCCGCGCGCCGCCCGGCGCAGCGCCTTGAGACCGTCGCGGGTCTCGCGCCAGCGCTCCTCGCCGAAGCCGCCCTCGATCTTGTCCTGCGCCTCCCGCCAATACGGGATCGCGGCCTCGATCGCGGCCCTGCCCTTCTCGGTCACCGCATAGATCGAGGCGCGGCCACGGCACTCGACCGGCTCGACCATGCCCTCGGCAGCGAGAAGCTGGAGGTTGCGCGTGAGCGAGGTCCGTTCCAGCGCAAAGCGTTCGGCCAACTCCGTGACCGATTTCCATTGCCCGGTCGAGAGCGCCGAGAGCAGCACGAACTGCGTGATCTTGAGACCGCTCGGGCGCATCGCCTCGTCATAGGCCCGCGTCACGGCGCGTGCGGTCATGCGGACGTGCAGCGCGACGCAGGAGCGGGCGATGGCGTCGAGGCGCGGGTCGGGCGAGGGCGTCGTCATTCCGCCATGTTAGCGTGTTCAAGCGCTGCTGCCAGCAGGCTCGAAGCGACCTGCGACACCGCATCCGCCGCCGTTCACTTTATCGCCGGGTGCTTTCTTGACTCTCCGCGACCCCGCGCCTATCTCCGCTGGCATCTGTTAGCACTCTCACTTGGTGACTGCTAACAGCCTCCCCCGGGCGCCCTCCAGCGGCACCCGAAACGAATATGACCGAGAGGAAGACAGAACCATGAAGTTCCGTCCGTTGCATGACCGCGTCGTGGTCCGCCGCCTTGACAGCGAAGAGAAGACCAAGGGCGGCATCATCATCCCCGAGACCGCCAAGGAAAAGCCCCAGGAGGGCGAGGTCATCGCCGTCGGTTCCGGCGCGCGTGACGATGCCGGCAAGCTCGTCGCCCTCGATGTCAAGAAGGGCGACCGCGTCCTGTTCGGCAAGTGGTCGGGCACCGAGGTCAAGATCGACGGTCAGGACCTCCTGATCATGAAGGAATCCGACATCATGGGCGTCGTCGGCTGATAGCCGCCTGACCACTTTCTCAACTTTTCAAATTCAGTCCAAGGAGTAGCTCTCATGGCTGCCAAAGACGTCAAATTCGGCACGGAAGCCCGCGACAAGATGCTGCGCGGCGTGGATGTCCTCGCCAATGCCGTGAAGGTCACGCTGGGTCCGAAGGGCCGCAACGTCGTGATCGAGAAGTCGTTCGGCGCTCCGCGCATCACCAAGGACGGCGTCACCGTCGCCAAGGAGATCGAGCTTTCCGACAAGTTCGAGAACATGGGCGCCCAGATGGTCCGCGAAGTCGCTTCGCGCCAGAACGACCATGCCGGCGACGGCACCACCACCGCCACCGTTCTCGCCCAGGCGATCGTCCGTGAAGGCGCCAAGTCGGTTGCGGCCGGCATGAACCCGATGGACCTGAAGCGCGGCATCGACCTCGCGGTCGAGGCGATCGTTTCGGACCTCAAGAAGAACTCGAAGAAGGTCACCTCGAACGCGGAAGTCGCGCAGGTCGGCACCATCTCGGCCAACGGCGACGTGTCGGTCGGCGAGATGATCTCGAAGGCCATGCAGAAGGTCGGCAACGAGGGTGTCATCACCGTCGAGGAAGCCAAGACCGCCGAGACCGAACTCGACGTCGTCGAGGGCATGCAGTTCGACCGCGGCTACCTGTCGCCGTACTTCATCACCAACTCCGAGAAGATGGTCGCCGAGCTCGACGACCCCTACATCCTCGTCTTCGAGAAGAAGCTGTCCTCGCTCCAGGCGATGCTGCCGATCCTCGAGGCCGTCGTGCAGACCGGCAAGCCGCTGCTCATCATCGCCGAGGACGTCGAGGGCGAGGCCCTGGCCACGCTCGTCGTCAACAAGCTCCGTGGCGGCCTGAAGGTCGCGGCCGTCAAGGCTCCGGGCTTCGGTGATCGCCGCAAGGCCATGCTCGAGGACATCTCGATCCTGACCGCCGGCCAGATGATCTCGGAAGACCTCGGCATCAAGCTCGAGACCGTGACGCTCAACATGCTCGGCCGCGCCAAGCGCGTGCGCATCGAGAAGGAGAACACCACGATCATCGACGGCGCCGGCAAGAAGAAGGACATCGAGGCTCGCGTCGGCCAGATCAAGGCCCAGATCGAGGAGACCTCCTCCGACTACGACCGTGAGAAGCTCCAGGAGCGTCTGGCCAAGCTCGCCGGCGGCGTCGCGGTCATCCGCGTCGGCGGCGCGACCGAGGTCGAGGTCAAGGAGAAGAAGGACCGCGTCGACGATGCCCTGAACGCCACCCGCGCTGCTGTGGAAGAAGGCATCCTCCCCGGCGGCGGCGTTGCGCTCCTGCGCGCACTGTCCTCGGTCAAGTCGATCAAGACCCAGAATGACGACCAGAAGACCGGTGTCGAGATCGTCCGCAAGGCGATCACCGCTCCGGCCCGCCAGATCGTCGAGAACGCCGGCGATGACGGCGCGGTCGTGGTCGGCAAGCTGCTGGAGTCGAAGGACTACACCTACGGCTACAACGCCCAGACCGGCGAGTACGGCGATCTGGTCAAGGCCGGCATCATCGACCCGACCAAGGTCGTCCGCACGGCGATCCAGGACGCGGCTTCGATCGCGGGCCTGCTGATCACCACCGAGGCGATGGTCGCCGACCTGCCGAAGAAGGAAGCCCCGATGCCCCCGATGGGCGGCGGCGGCATGGGCGGCATGGACTTCTGAGGAAATCCAGCTTCTCGAAAACACTCAAGGAAGGCCCGGCGCAAGCCGGGCCTTTTTTGTTTCGATCGCGCCATGCGTTCACGGCACCCCGCTGGGCCGCCTCTGCCATGCCGCCGCCATGTCTTCTCGCCTATAAAAGCGGCAAGCGCGCCGCTTTCTGGCGCGCCAAACGGCAATCATCGGGAGAGGCTCATGACGACCTCCAAACTCCTCACCGGCGTCGCTTTCGCCGCGACGCTGCTCGCCGCCCAGGCCGCGCAGGCCGACATCACCATCGGCCTCGTCGCGCCGCTGACCGGCCCCGTCGCCGCCTATGGCGACCAGGTCAAGAACGGCGCGCAGACCGCCGTCGACGTGATCAACAAGAATGGCGGCGTGCTCGGCGAGAAGCTCGTGCTGAAGCTCGCCGACGATGCCGGCGATCCCAAGCAGGGCGTCTCCTCCGCCAACCTGCTGGTCGGCGACAAGGTCAAGTTCGTGGTGGGGCCGGTGACCTCCGGCGTCGCCATGGCGGTCTCGGACGTGTTCTCCGAGAGCGGCGTGCTGATGGTGACGCCGACCGCGACCTCGCCGGCGCTGACGACGCGCGGCCTGACCAATGTCTTCCGCACCTGCGGCCGCGACGACCAGCAGGCGGACATCGCCGCGGCTTACGTCCTGAAGAACCTCAAGGACAAGAAGATCGCGATCGTCCACGACAAGGGCACCTACGGCAAGGGCCTGGCCGACGCCTTCCAGAAGGGCATCAATGCCGGCGGGATGAAGGAAGTCGCGGCGCTGACCGTCAATCCCGGCGACAAGGATCTCTCGGCCGTCGTCACGCGCCTGAAGGCGGCCAATGTCGAGGTGATCTATTTCGGCGGCTATCACCCTGAAGGCGGCCTGCTCGCGCGCCAGCTCGCCGATGCCGGCGTCAAGACGGTGATCATCGGCGGCGAGGGCCTGTCGAACACCGAATACGCCGCCATCGGCGGCGACCATGCCACCGGCACGCTCTTCACCAATGCGACCGACGCGCTGAAGAACCCCGATTCAGCCCAGGCGGTCGCGGCGCTGAAGGAGAAGGGCATCCCGCCCGAGGCCTTCACGCTGAATGCCTATGCGGCCGTCGAAGTGCTCAAGGCCGCGATCGAGAAGGCCGGCAAGCCGGGCGATGCCAATGGCGCGGCCAAGGCCCTGCACGCCGGCATGCCGATCAAGACCGCGATCGGCACGCTGACCTATGGCAAGACCGGCGACCTGAGCTCGCCGAGCTTCTCCATGTACAAGTGGAACGCCGGCAAGATCGTCGCAGCCGAGTGATCGGCTGATCTGATCCTTCGAGCTTCGCGCCTCGGACGAGCCCCGCTCGCCCGGGGCGTTTCGTTTTATTGCCGCCGCGCCGCATTGTGCAAAAGCGCGGGTCATCCCGGACAAGCTGCGGAGCAGCGCCGATCCGGGATCCATTTCGGAACCCTTCCGATAAAGGTTCCGGAATGGATCCCGGGTCTTCCTACGGTCGCCCGGGATGACCACGCGATTTGCTGGAAGCCAGTCCCGGCAGCCATTTTCGGCTCGCCGTCACCTCTCCATCAGATGACAATTTGCTCATCCGGGCGCGCTGCCATTGAAAGGCCACGCCCGCTGCGACATGGTCCGAATCGTGGCCTTCATCGTCTCCCGCCAGGATTTCCTTCCATGCGTTTGCTGAGCATCCTTGTCGCCCTGCTGGCGGCTGCCACGCTGGTCGTCGGGCAACAGGCCGGATCGGCCGGCGTGATCGGCATGGGCGTCATCGGGCTGCTGCTGGCCGCGGTGACCTTCCGTTCACCCACCCTGCCCTTCTTCCTGCGCATCTTCTCCTGCGTCTTCGCAGTCGAGTATCTGGTGTTCGGGGCTTCGGCGATCGCGGCGCAACTCGGCTGGTGGCCCGCGGCGCTCGGCATTCCGCCGATACCGACGAGCCTGCCCACTACGGTCGGCGTTTTCGCGATCCTGATCTACGCGATCTCCTTCGTCCCCGTGATCGCGAAGATCGCGCGGCTGGCATCGCCCTATTTCGAGTCCGATGCGACCACGACCGCCAACCTCTGGCCGATCGGGCCCTTCAAGATCCGGCTCGGCACGCTCGCCGTCTCGCTCTTCGTCTTCCTGATCGTGCTGAACCAGGCTCAGGTCGGCATCACGCTGCGCCTCTCCTTCTTCAACCGCGACATGTACGACGCGCTGCAGAACAAGGACGCGGCGGCGTTCTGGTACCAGCTCTTCTACGTGTTCTGCGTCTGGGCCTTGCTCTGGGTCGTCTCGAACCTGATCGAGCTGTTCGCCAATTACACGATCCTGATCCGCTGGCGGCAGTACATGGCGAACGCGTACACCAAAGCCTGGCTCGACCACGCCACGCATTACCGGATCGCGCTCGCCGGCAGCGTCGACAACCCCGATCAGCGCATCGCCGAGGACACGCGCTCCTTCGTGAACTCGACCTATAACTTCGCGCTGCCCCTGCTCTCGCAGGTCTCGACGCTGGTTTCGTTCTCGATCATCCTCTGGAACATCCCCGTCGCCTTCACCCTGCCGGGCACCTCCTTCGCCGTGCCGGGCTATATCTTCTGGGTGGCGTTCTTCTACGCGGCGGCGGCGACCTGGCTGACCCATCTGATCGGCCGCCCCCTGATCCGGCTCGAGTTCGAGCAGGAAAAGCGCGAGGCGAATTTCCGCTTCGCGCTGGCGCGCCTGCGCGAATATTCCGAGCAGATCGCACTGATGGCCGGCGAGCCGACAGAGCGCAGCCATCTCGCCCAGCGCTTCCGCGATATCGTCGAGAACTTCTACCGACTGGTCTGGCGCCGCCTGAAGCTCACCAGCTTCACGCTGTCCTACAACCAGCTCAGCGTGGTCCTGCCCTATATCATTCTGGCACCGTATTATTTTGCCGGCACGATCACGCTGGGCATCATGATGCAGGTCGCCGGCGCCTTCGACCGGGTGCAGACGGCGCTGTCCTTCATCATCAACAGCTACTCCTCGATCGCCCAGTACCTGGCGGCCATCAGCCGTCTGACGACCTTCGAGCAGGCCGTCGCCGACGCGCAGCACGGTGCGATCAGCGAGGAGGCTCTCGGCCGCGAGAGCTCGCGCGACGAGAGCCTGCATATCCGCGACGCGACGCTCCTCCTGCCCAACGGCAAGGCGATCGTGAAGCTCGGCGCGCTCGATCTGGGCACGGCGCGCTCGACGCTGCTGATCGGCCCTTCCGGCTCGGGCAAGTCGACGCTGTTCCGCGCCATTGCCGGCATCTGGCCCTTCGGCGACGGCAAGGTGGGCATTCCCGCGGATGCGCAGATCATGCTGCTGCCGCAGCGTCCCTATCTGCCGCAGGGCTCGCTGCGGGCGGCGCTCGCCTATCCGGCCGAGGAAGGCGCCTATGACGACGCCGCGATCCGCGCCGCGATGGAGAAGGTCAAGCTCGGCCATCTCGCAGAGAAGCTCGACGAGGTCGATCTCTGGGGCCAGCGCCTCTCGGGTGGCGAGCAGCAGCGGCTGGCCGTCGCGCGCGCCCTGCTGAGCAGGCCGGACTGGCTCTTCCTGGACGAGGCCACCGCCTCGCTCGACGAGAAGCTGGAAGGCGAGATCTACGCGACGATCGAGCGCGAACTGCCGCAGGCCCGCATCGTCTCGATCGGCCACCGCACGACGCTGCGCGCCATGCACGACGCCCTCGTGACGATGGAGCCGAATGCAGACGGCACGTTCACGCCGACGCCGACGGCCAGGGCGCCAGCCTAAAGCGCGCCGGTTTCACGCTGAAGCGGGCGCCAAGCTCGCCCCGTCCGCTATGGCGCAGCAGGCCGGCAACGCGAGGTGTCCGCAATCAAAAAGGGTCGCTCACGCGACCCTTTTTTCGATGAACCCTCGTGTTCTCAGAGGCGCAACGCGCACGCCCGTCACAGCGAGCGGCTAAGCGTCAATTCTCCAGCCCCGCCCTTCAGGACGAGGCGACCATTGACCAGATCCCATTTCTGGGTCGCGCGCAGGGCGAGCAGGAACGCCCGCTCGAAATCGAGCACGCCCTTGTCGCAGCTGCGCTTGGTGATCGCGATCGGGCCGACGGCGAAACCCTGCTGGCGCAGAGGATAGGCGGAGGCCGAGAAGGTATTGCAGCCGCCGAAGCCGGTACCGCGCAGGTTCTGGTCGATCATCAGGGTCGCGCGCCGATCCTGGACCGGCTTGCCGTTCAGCGCCACGACGCTCCAGCTCGCGCCGAGCGGGAAGGTCTTCTCCTGCTGCGGCATCGGGATCGGGGCGCTGCCGCCGGCCCTGTCCTCGGGCGACATGAGCGATCCCCGGCGCTGCGCAGCCGCTTCGCCCGGCATCAGCATCGGCACGGCCAGGGCCGCAAGAACGGCCGCAAGGCCAAGGCGTCGAATCATGATCGTCTTACCCGCATTCACTCGCACGGCCACGCGACGTGCCGCCAAACCGGTTAACACGCCTAGAGGCTGCTAGGGAC includes:
- a CDS encoding branched-chain amino acid ABC transporter substrate-binding protein yields the protein MTTSKLLTGVAFAATLLAAQAAQADITIGLVAPLTGPVAAYGDQVKNGAQTAVDVINKNGGVLGEKLVLKLADDAGDPKQGVSSANLLVGDKVKFVVGPVTSGVAMAVSDVFSESGVLMVTPTATSPALTTRGLTNVFRTCGRDDQQADIAAAYVLKNLKDKKIAIVHDKGTYGKGLADAFQKGINAGGMKEVAALTVNPGDKDLSAVVTRLKAANVEVIYFGGYHPEGGLLARQLADAGVKTVIIGGEGLSNTEYAAIGGDHATGTLFTNATDALKNPDSAQAVAALKEKGIPPEAFTLNAYAAVEVLKAAIEKAGKPGDANGAAKALHAGMPIKTAIGTLTYGKTGDLSSPSFSMYKWNAGKIVAAE
- the groL gene encoding chaperonin GroEL (60 kDa chaperone family; promotes refolding of misfolded polypeptides especially under stressful conditions; forms two stacked rings of heptamers to form a barrel-shaped 14mer; ends can be capped by GroES; misfolded proteins enter the barrel where they are refolded when GroES binds) — its product is MAAKDVKFGTEARDKMLRGVDVLANAVKVTLGPKGRNVVIEKSFGAPRITKDGVTVAKEIELSDKFENMGAQMVREVASRQNDHAGDGTTTATVLAQAIVREGAKSVAAGMNPMDLKRGIDLAVEAIVSDLKKNSKKVTSNAEVAQVGTISANGDVSVGEMISKAMQKVGNEGVITVEEAKTAETELDVVEGMQFDRGYLSPYFITNSEKMVAELDDPYILVFEKKLSSLQAMLPILEAVVQTGKPLLIIAEDVEGEALATLVVNKLRGGLKVAAVKAPGFGDRRKAMLEDISILTAGQMISEDLGIKLETVTLNMLGRAKRVRIEKENTTIIDGAGKKKDIEARVGQIKAQIEETSSDYDREKLQERLAKLAGGVAVIRVGGATEVEVKEKKDRVDDALNATRAAVEEGILPGGGVALLRALSSVKSIKTQNDDQKTGVEIVRKAITAPARQIVENAGDDGAVVVGKLLESKDYTYGYNAQTGEYGDLVKAGIIDPTKVVRTAIQDAASIAGLLITTEAMVADLPKKEAPMPPMGGGGMGGMDF
- a CDS encoding PaaI family thioesterase, with product MRRVGVVSREELVAGDGLSFLRGIIAGTNPAPPFADAMDFELAEADEGRVVFVGRPSARFFNPLGTIHGGWTATILDSAMACAAHATLKPGEGYTTLEMKLNYVRPVMPDSGLVRCEGKLIHRGNAVITTEGRLVDARGKLLAHGTETCMVFPAKKPGSPG
- the groES gene encoding co-chaperone GroES; protein product: MKFRPLHDRVVVRRLDSEEKTKGGIIIPETAKEKPQEGEVIAVGSGARDDAGKLVALDVKKGDRVLFGKWSGTEVKIDGQDLLIMKESDIMGVVG
- the mbfA gene encoding iron exporter MbfA; translated protein: MKRVTDLSEDEILALAIANEEEDARIYLSFAQRLRANYPHSAAMFEEMAAEEKGHRHSLLALYESRFGKELPLITRQDVKGFLKRNPVWLHEDLQLDAARRHAALMELEASRFYADAAKRALDTGTRKLLADLAEAERGHESMAERLGEELRTSGAADEEEETRKRLFVLQIVQPALAGLIDGSVSTLAPIFAAAFATHDSWNAFVVGLAASIGAGISMGLTEALSDDGIVTGRGHPWVRGAACGLATTIGGLGHTLPYLIPDFWLATAIAGIIVACELVVIAWVRWRYMETPFASAIVQIVIGGLAVLAVGILIGSS
- a CDS encoding DUF2076 domain-containing protein, yielding MTPQERDVIAGIFDRLRQAANQPRDPEAENFIAERLREQPYAPYAMAQAVYVQEQALANLNQQVESLQAQLREAQARASEAAQPQAGGFLSGIFGGGSVPRTGSVPPVPPRADAAAPSGVWNTQPQAQVAAPAQAMPIQAQAQPGPWSNQPQQQARGGGFMASALTTAAGVAGGMMLGNVLTNAFGGGSKPATQTASDTGASSSPAAPQQAAADQSASAQPAQDGGYGQGYDGEANYQSANYDDADPGFDDGGGDDDSWV
- a CDS encoding lipopolysaccharide biosynthesis protein, whose amino-acid sequence is MTVLLPFIVNAGLNFVLGLLVALFLGPEAFGLYAIGAATVVLVNTALLDWLKLSVVRFYSLQSRESDPGVRATLDLLFAGVGLSLSALLAAAMLAGVDTGLPAALLIVSVAGGVAAGWFDYHAAIARARFLDAAYARLVLVRSVAALLLMVGGAWWTRDPVIVLLGGVLSVVAAVLANRGRLTDARPASGPFRTDLMRNFARYALPLVAGNAVYAAIPLLNRAILAESHGFAEAGYFSLASDIGLRLFPVLATMLEIVLLREVIRLDETRGRVAAQKRIARNMVVVVACVLPVALGFWLILPAFERLFVPASFRGHFAGHMALLLPGFAAIALFQAGLAPVFLLAKRTLVAILASLIGLAVNLALIFALPGMLAPAMVSIAQSAAYLTALLVMAVVALRALPVLPPLREIACVLAAGLAMGLAIWPLRGALPVPLELPLQIGLGGMVYAAVILACDVGRWRTGLKLRWLAWRSARR
- a CDS encoding MarR family winged helix-turn-helix transcriptional regulator; amino-acid sequence: MTTPSPDPRLDAIARSCVALHVRMTARAVTRAYDEAMRPSGLKITQFVLLSALSTGQWKSVTELAERFALERTSLTRNLQLLAAEGMVEPVECRGRASIYAVTEKGRAAIEAAIPYWREAQDKIEGGFGEERWRETRDGLKALRRAARGER